The DNA sequence GACCACCCTCGAGCCCACGGACGCGTACGACCCCGCGGACCGGCTCGCTCACACGGACGGCCCCCTCGGGCGGCTGCGCCACGCCCTGCCGCCGGTCACCTTCACCGGCGGCCCGGTGAACTGGGCGCGCCCGCCGGGCCCTTGGGGCGCGGACGCACCCGTGTGGCGCTGAGCGGGTCCCGCCGGGCGGAAGGACAGCGCACCAGTTGTTTGCCCGGACTTGCCCCGGAGTGGGATGACTGGTGAAGATCGTGTAGTGACCATACGACCGTCCGTGGAAGCCGGAGACTCCCTGGCGGCAGGCGCCCGTACGGCGGCGGAAGGCGGGGCCTCGGCAGAGGCGGCCACCGCCCCGCGCGCGGGGCGCCGTGCCGCGCGCCGCCGCCCGTCGCCGGGCAGGGCCGTCGCCGTGCTCGTGCTCGTGGCCGTCGCCGCGGTGGTGCCGCTGTTCGGCCCCGCGGCCGTGCTCGACGGTACCGGTGAGGCCGAGGCGCCCGGCACGCAGGGCATCACGCTTCTGCGGACGGTCCTGTTCGCCGCGCTGTGCGTGCAGCTCGGCGAGGTGTCGCTGCGCCGCGTCGCACGCCGGGTGCCCGGGGCGCCGATGGCGTCGGCGCCGCGCGCGTGGGGGTGGTGGGCGGCGGCCGCGGGCTTCGTCGCGGCGCTGGGGCTCGCGTCGGTGGTGGCCAGCGGCAATCTGGTGCCGCAGCAGCCGTCGGACCTGGACGTCGGCGGCCTGTACGCGTCCCGGGACGGCCGCCTCGCGCTCCTTGAGGTCAACGCGTTCGTCGTGGCCGCGCTGTGCGCGCGGACGCGCCGCCCGGACAGCGCGGTCCTGCCGCTCGCGGCGGTCGTCGTCGCGGAGGCGCTGCGCGCCCACCCGCCCACGGAGGACGCCGCCCTGGTGGGCTCCGGCCTGACCCTCGTCCATCTGACGTGCGCGGCGCTGTGGGCGGGCGGCCTGCTGTACGCGCTGCGGATCCTGTGGCGCTGGCGAACGTCCGCTCCGGAGGCGGCCGTTGCCGTACTGGGCCTCTACGCGCGCGTGGCCGCCGTCCTGTTCGCCGCGATCACCGCCACGGGGATCGTCAGCACGCTGCGCCGGATGCCGCCGGACACGGTCGTCGACCAGCTGACGACGACCGCGTACGGCCGCACGATGCTGGCCAAGCTGCTGCTCGTGGCCGTCGTCGCCGTCCTCGCGCTGCTGGCCCGGCGCCGGCTGAGGCGGCACTCCGGCGACGACCGGATCGCCGCCTACGCGCCCGCGCGCGCCGAAGTGTGCGTGCTCGGCGCGGTGGTCGCCGTGTCGGCGCTGCTCACCGCCGTGCCGCTGCCGATCCGCTGGTGAGCACGGAGCGGGCCAGGAGGGCCTGGGCCGCCAGATAGGTGAGCATGATCCAGAAGTCGGGCCGTGGGGCCTGCGGCCAGTCGGCCACGTCGGTCGCGATGAGCGTGTCCGACAGGAGGAACAGCGCGCCGCCCGCGGCCGCCGTGAGGCCCAGGGTGGTGGCGCCGCCCGCCATCGCCGTGAGGAGCAGGCTGTAGCCCGCGACCGGGATGCGCATGTCGGCCGGGAGGTCGGGCCAGAGCAGCGCCACGGTGATGCCGAGCGCCGCGCCGTAGGCGAGGACCAGGGCCGCGCCCCGGGCCCGGGGGTGGCCGGTCCCGTGCCGCCGGAACAGGGCGAGGTAGCAGACGTGGCCCGCCGCGAAGGACGCCATGCCGGCGAGGAACGCGGGGTCGGCGTCCGCCAGGAGGAGGGTGTCCCCGCCCCAGCCGAAGGCCAGGGCGGCCACGAGGAGACGGGGGCCGTTGCTGAGCACGACGTAGAGGGCGAGCGTCGGCATGAGGAGGGGCTTCAGGGCGGTGTGGGCGAGGTCGGATCCGGCGGCGACGCCCGCCAGGTCGCCCAGCGCGACCAGGCCGAACGCCGCGAGGGCCCAGGGGGCGTAGCGGGTGCGCGCCGTGGGGCCCTGGTCTCCGGTGCGGGGCGGTGTGGGCCGTGCCCACCCGTTCCGCCCTGCGGAACGATTGCCCACAGCAGGGGTGGGGCTCATGCGGTGGGCTCCGGTGTCCTCTGTTCCTGTCCGGCGGACGGGAGCGCCGGTGGTGTCGGCTGCCAGCCCGGGCCGCGGAACAGATGGCCCGCTCGCGCGCGCCAACTGGTCGCCTTCTTCAGGTCCTTGGCGATGGCCGCGTACTCGTGGGTGGCCACGCGCAGGGGGTTGTACGTGGTGATGTCCTTCGTCAGTCCGTAGACGGGGCGGTCCGTCTCCGGGATCCAGGAGCGGAAGATCCGGTCCCAGATGATCAGGATGCCGCCGAAGTTGCGGTCCAGATAG is a window from the Streptomyces spectabilis genome containing:
- a CDS encoding CopD family protein produces the protein MTIRPSVEAGDSLAAGARTAAEGGASAEAATAPRAGRRAARRRPSPGRAVAVLVLVAVAAVVPLFGPAAVLDGTGEAEAPGTQGITLLRTVLFAALCVQLGEVSLRRVARRVPGAPMASAPRAWGWWAAAAGFVAALGLASVVASGNLVPQQPSDLDVGGLYASRDGRLALLEVNAFVVAALCARTRRPDSAVLPLAAVVVAEALRAHPPTEDAALVGSGLTLVHLTCAALWAGGLLYALRILWRWRTSAPEAAVAVLGLYARVAAVLFAAITATGIVSTLRRMPPDTVVDQLTTTAYGRTMLAKLLLVAVVAVLALLARRRLRRHSGDDRIAAYAPARAEVCVLGAVVAVSALLTAVPLPIRW
- a CDS encoding lysoplasmalogenase → MSPTPAVGNRSAGRNGWARPTPPRTGDQGPTARTRYAPWALAAFGLVALGDLAGVAAGSDLAHTALKPLLMPTLALYVVLSNGPRLLVAALAFGWGGDTLLLADADPAFLAGMASFAAGHVCYLALFRRHGTGHPRARGAALVLAYGAALGITVALLWPDLPADMRIPVAGYSLLLTAMAGGATTLGLTAAAGGALFLLSDTLIATDVADWPQAPRPDFWIMLTYLAAQALLARSVLTSGSAAARR